Proteins from one Primulina huaijiensis isolate GDHJ02 chromosome 18, ASM1229523v2, whole genome shotgun sequence genomic window:
- the LOC140964391 gene encoding uncharacterized protein isoform X1: protein MARGLRLPFCIQAKTTTFRFPSLSRISAVHQSCSVDRSGGVRIFCCQQEHPIDMALYMDRFTKRMEMAGLKPHHRIAIAVSGGPDSMALCVLTAAWKTETCDAAIDKRSKSIDGLLAIVVDHGLRTESTDEAKLVYNRITDMGIKCEVARCEWLDGRPKPGNLQEAARNKRYDILQNICVQQQIGILLVAHHEDDQAELFILRLSRNSGVLGLAGMAFTSQMFPVFPDFSGEASKARGILLVRPLLEFSKEDMYNICRGGNRLWVEDPTNQSSLYARNRIRMSLNGLPASIFKAELLEVVSACRKTRTYVDKLCRWLVNQAVTIMPHGYAIIDLQTLHSTEVKDLCIAKFIALVVQFISQRHKPVRGKALRLLSNYLRTFPCQACLTVAGCYLCPAPGSKGTKVLVCCSIMSPFPLDLKLFSTHTYEGQNSFPANHIEQILKKDETYSDKFIPDTLAVPFLDANSSDSVLLEAKRLGILSDSAHEIIASLQKKESENFRSKSDIISDFELDDVESSVAAPSRSLSPGQVGYYMNRFILSWRIGNVIPSEVSYADEVFFQEDMDVEQCCCTSCLIDYEMVADVRHMIDADWIYLSDLSKLTYVGDTGPQNQSTSKSNKQMAGKTNLCLNHAILSAQRALVSLKFIPVAARRALPVLVSPQGILLSIPSIGFARCPRMKVAAVYYPRVPLGGGHSSFL from the exons ATGGCGCGAGGCCTTCGTCTCCCTTTCTGCATTCAGGCAAAAACGACAACGTTCAGGTTCCCCTCCCTTTCGCGAATCTCAGCAGTCCACCAATCATGTAGCGTTGATCGGTCTGGTGGCGTTCGAATTTTCTGCTGCCAGCAGGAGCACCCCATTGACATGGCCCTTTACATGGACAGATTCACTAAAAGAATGGAGATGGCTGGACTAAAGCCCCATCACCGCATTG CAATTGCCGTCTCTGGTGGCCCAGATAGCATGGCCCTCTGTGTATTAACTGCTGCTTGGAAAACTGAGACATGTGATGCTGCTATCGACAAAAGAAGCAAGTCGATTGATGGGCTTTTGGCCATCGTCGTGGATCATGGATTGCGAACAGAAAGTACAGATGAAGCAAAACTAGTTTACAATAGAATTACCGATATGG GAATCAAATGTGAAGTTGCTCGTTGTGAATGGTTGGATGGAAGGCCCAAGCCTGGTAACTTGCAAGAAGCAGCTCGCAATAAGAG GTACGATATCTTACAAAATATCTGTGTACAGCAGCAGATTGGTATATTGTTGGTTGCACATCATGAAGATGACCAG GCAGAGCTATTCATTCTCAGATTATCTAGGAATAGTGGTGTGCTTGGGCTTGCTGGGATGGCATTTACATCTCAAATGTTCCCAGTGTTTCCTGATTTTAGTGGTGAAGCATCGAAAGCTCGTGGTATTTTATTAGTTCGACCACTTCTGGAGTTCTCAAAAGAAGACATGTATAAT ATATGTCGAGGTGGTAATCGATTATGGGTGGAAGACCCAACAAATCAGAGTTCGTTGTATGCTCGAAATAGGATCAGAATGTCCTTGAATGGCTTGCCAGCAT CTATATTCAAGGCTGAGTTATTAGAAGTCGTATCAGCATGTCGGAAAACACGAACATATGTTGACAAACTTTGTCGATGGTTGGTGAATCAGGCTGTGACCATCATGCCT CATGGATATGCTATTATTGATCTACAAACTCTCCATTCAACTGAAGTAAAGGACTTGTGCATTGCAAAGTTTATTGCCTTGGTGGTGCAG TTCATTTCGCAAAGACATAAGCCAGTTCGGGGCAAAGCATTGAGATTGCTATCGAACTACCTTCGTACTTTCCCATGCCAG GCATGTCTAACTGTGGCTGGTTGTTACCTTTGTCCAGCTCCAGGATCCAAAGGAACTAAGGTCCTGGTATGCTGTTCTATTATGTCTCCTTTTCCTCTGGACTTGAAGTTGTTTTCAACACACACTTATGAAGGACAAAATAGCTTTCCTGCTAACCACATAGAGCAGATTTTGAAAAAAGATGAAACATATTCAGATAAATTTATCCCAGACACTCTGGCTGTTCCTTTTTTAGATGCAAACTCCTCTGATTCTGTTCTATTGGAAGCCAAAAGGCTTGGTATTCTCAGTGACTCTGCCCATGAGATCATTGCTTCCTTGCAGAAGAAAGAAAGTGAAAATTTTAGATCCAAATCTGATATTATCTCTGACTTTGAGTTAGATGATGTGGAATCTTCAGTTGCAGCTCCAAGCCGGTCTCTTTCTCCTGGGCAAGTAGGGTATTACATGAATAGATTTATATTGAGTTGGAGAATTGGCAATGTAATTCCATCTGAAGTTTCGTATGCGGATGAGGTTTTCTTCCAGGAGGATATGGATGTAGAACAATGTTGTTGCACTTCTTGcttgattgattatgagatgGTGGCTGATGTGCGTCACATGATCGATGCTGATTGGATATATCTTTCTGACTTGTCCAAGCTGACATATGTTGGGGATACCGGACCACAAAATCAATCAACTTCAAAGTCCAACAAGCAAATGGCAGGgaaaacaaatttgtgtctgaATCATGCTATATTATCAGCACAAAGAGCTCTCGTGTCCTTAAAGTTTATCCCTGTTGCTGCAAGAAGAGCTCTTCCTGTCCTAGTCAGTCCTCAAGGAATATTACTAAGCATTCCG AGCATTGGCTTCGCACGTTGTCCCCGTATGAAGGTTGCTGCTGTATACTATCCAAGGGTACCCTTGGGTGGTGGGCATAGCTCGTTTCTGTAA
- the LOC140964391 gene encoding uncharacterized protein isoform X2 — translation MARGLRLPFCIQAKTTTFRFPSLSRISAVHQSCSVDRSGGVRIFCCQQEHPIDMALYMDRFTKRMEMAGLKPHHRIAIAVSGGPDSMALCVLTAAWKTETCDAAIDKRSKSIDGLLAIVVDHGLRTESTDEAKLVYNRITDMGIKCEVARCEWLDGRPKPGNLQEAARNKRYDILQNICVQQQIGILLVAHHEDDQAELFILRLSRNSGVLGLAGMAFTSQMFPVFPDFSGEASKARGILLVRPLLEFSKEDMYNICRGGNRLWVEDPTNQSSLYARNRIRMSLNGLPASIFKAELLEVVSACRKTRTYVDKLCRWLVNQAVTIMPHGYAIIDLQTLHSTEVKDLCIAKFIALVVQFISQRHKPVRGKALRLLSNYLRTFPCQACLTVAGCYLCPAPGSKGTKVLVCCSIMSPFPLDLKLFSTHTYEGQNSFPANHIEQILKKDETYSDKFIPDTLAVPFLDANSSDSVLLEAKRLGILSDSAHEIIASLQKKESENFRSKSDIISDFELDDVESSVAAPSRSLSPGQVGYYMNRFILSWRIGNVIPSEVSYADEVFFQEDMDVEQCCCTSCLIDYEMVADVRHMIDADWIYLSDLSKLTYVGDTGPQNQSTSKSNKQMAGKTNLCLNHAILSAQRALVSLKFIPVAARRALPVLVSPQGILLSIPDMFSSAREVFKFIRIFTVLH, via the exons ATGGCGCGAGGCCTTCGTCTCCCTTTCTGCATTCAGGCAAAAACGACAACGTTCAGGTTCCCCTCCCTTTCGCGAATCTCAGCAGTCCACCAATCATGTAGCGTTGATCGGTCTGGTGGCGTTCGAATTTTCTGCTGCCAGCAGGAGCACCCCATTGACATGGCCCTTTACATGGACAGATTCACTAAAAGAATGGAGATGGCTGGACTAAAGCCCCATCACCGCATTG CAATTGCCGTCTCTGGTGGCCCAGATAGCATGGCCCTCTGTGTATTAACTGCTGCTTGGAAAACTGAGACATGTGATGCTGCTATCGACAAAAGAAGCAAGTCGATTGATGGGCTTTTGGCCATCGTCGTGGATCATGGATTGCGAACAGAAAGTACAGATGAAGCAAAACTAGTTTACAATAGAATTACCGATATGG GAATCAAATGTGAAGTTGCTCGTTGTGAATGGTTGGATGGAAGGCCCAAGCCTGGTAACTTGCAAGAAGCAGCTCGCAATAAGAG GTACGATATCTTACAAAATATCTGTGTACAGCAGCAGATTGGTATATTGTTGGTTGCACATCATGAAGATGACCAG GCAGAGCTATTCATTCTCAGATTATCTAGGAATAGTGGTGTGCTTGGGCTTGCTGGGATGGCATTTACATCTCAAATGTTCCCAGTGTTTCCTGATTTTAGTGGTGAAGCATCGAAAGCTCGTGGTATTTTATTAGTTCGACCACTTCTGGAGTTCTCAAAAGAAGACATGTATAAT ATATGTCGAGGTGGTAATCGATTATGGGTGGAAGACCCAACAAATCAGAGTTCGTTGTATGCTCGAAATAGGATCAGAATGTCCTTGAATGGCTTGCCAGCAT CTATATTCAAGGCTGAGTTATTAGAAGTCGTATCAGCATGTCGGAAAACACGAACATATGTTGACAAACTTTGTCGATGGTTGGTGAATCAGGCTGTGACCATCATGCCT CATGGATATGCTATTATTGATCTACAAACTCTCCATTCAACTGAAGTAAAGGACTTGTGCATTGCAAAGTTTATTGCCTTGGTGGTGCAG TTCATTTCGCAAAGACATAAGCCAGTTCGGGGCAAAGCATTGAGATTGCTATCGAACTACCTTCGTACTTTCCCATGCCAG GCATGTCTAACTGTGGCTGGTTGTTACCTTTGTCCAGCTCCAGGATCCAAAGGAACTAAGGTCCTGGTATGCTGTTCTATTATGTCTCCTTTTCCTCTGGACTTGAAGTTGTTTTCAACACACACTTATGAAGGACAAAATAGCTTTCCTGCTAACCACATAGAGCAGATTTTGAAAAAAGATGAAACATATTCAGATAAATTTATCCCAGACACTCTGGCTGTTCCTTTTTTAGATGCAAACTCCTCTGATTCTGTTCTATTGGAAGCCAAAAGGCTTGGTATTCTCAGTGACTCTGCCCATGAGATCATTGCTTCCTTGCAGAAGAAAGAAAGTGAAAATTTTAGATCCAAATCTGATATTATCTCTGACTTTGAGTTAGATGATGTGGAATCTTCAGTTGCAGCTCCAAGCCGGTCTCTTTCTCCTGGGCAAGTAGGGTATTACATGAATAGATTTATATTGAGTTGGAGAATTGGCAATGTAATTCCATCTGAAGTTTCGTATGCGGATGAGGTTTTCTTCCAGGAGGATATGGATGTAGAACAATGTTGTTGCACTTCTTGcttgattgattatgagatgGTGGCTGATGTGCGTCACATGATCGATGCTGATTGGATATATCTTTCTGACTTGTCCAAGCTGACATATGTTGGGGATACCGGACCACAAAATCAATCAACTTCAAAGTCCAACAAGCAAATGGCAGGgaaaacaaatttgtgtctgaATCATGCTATATTATCAGCACAAAGAGCTCTCGTGTCCTTAAAGTTTATCCCTGTTGCTGCAAGAAGAGCTCTTCCTGTCCTAGTCAGTCCTCAAGGAATATTACTAAGCATTCCG GATATGTTTTCTTCGGCTCGTGAGGTGTTCAAGTTCATAAGGATATTTACAGTGCTCCACTGA
- the LOC140963776 gene encoding helicase-like transcription factor CHR28: MMMAKADERSSMIMDGLFSTDDGFDDVLIDLDSFWEVMGGEPPDPEQGRLEDFSFNNSNQGSQNSIATTTSLMRAEFPEVGVLSHSNYSEALDHGNASLDGLSESGWTSIAPNNERVQPTSQLSSEENMCSRSINDRIPFQGNDLLYTYSDGGSQIAASYFQNDDLYDKKSMEESDLGISFAQKQDLSIIDREMSSYDTSHTDSSSCEVTGADVQDILSENGELCFLSPGNPSYFSPTNQHLPYISEITTIANDDGRMVHMMDEGDNTMEELISLTPFMDKVGGELGQHRANCGSVSSVSLNRGIQLNEFGENLVLENELRQHFPNTLPNVRRKIQDHIRFEKHIGAFTSSDKVSRGSEVIDVFGRKYYGSAGELSATEVMKKPSSNTLSSVSFENHVSRSNNEKEDTLVRSKRKPLTCSSISETRINNPTNVAHEWLQVLQESEQHATLQNCSIKREFNCLKVENSVANCNGSYLPKTPDQRLQNNLYEQNNADDDCDLYIIEDMSAPARSSPVTMNANLVASSQSLTSRIPINQIVTAHSRLKPNAEQVIFRVALQDLSQAKSEATPPDGVLAVSLLKHQRIALSWMVNKETKSACCSGGILADDQGLGKTISTIALILKERSSSSKEPKTIEEQSEAETLNLDDDDDREDAKSPQVYGSHINREQTHLQSKGRPAAGTLIVCPTSVLRQWSDELHNRVTTEADLSVLVYHGSNRTKDPLEVAKYDVVLTTYAIVSMEVPKQPVVNENDDQTGAPFKGFSSGKKRKLLETMSDKKPSRSKKRNRGIDEELYESISGPLAKVGWFRVVLDEAQSIKNHRTQVARACWGLRAKRRWCLSGTPMQNAVDDLYSYFRFLRHDPYAVFKTFCEHLKTPIHKNPKDGYKKLQAVLKTIMLRRTKGTLLDGEPIIDLPPKKIEMKKVDFSHEERDFYCRLEAESRAQFAAYAAAGTVKQNYVNILLMLLRLRQACDHPLLVKGFDSNSKMNSSIEVAKKLPREKQIFLLNCLEASLAICGICKDPPDDAVVTVCGHVYCNQCICQHIIGDDAQCVSKNCKTHLSLSNIFSITSLRISLSDQLNMENTPTCSDSVLAEVNEPCSLSRPEGSSKIKAALELLSSLSKPSGCPSRILSSDPLEQGGCSEKLHARDSGEDNQNSDINRNSNLAKFVGEKAIVFSQWTRMLDLLEACLKKSSIQYRRLDGTMPVVARDRAVKDFNSLPEVSVMIMSLKAASLGLNMVAACRVLLLDLWWNPTTEDQAIDRAHRIGQTRPVSVFRLTVKDTVEDRILALQQRKREMVAAAFGEDETGGRQTRLTVEDLKYLFRVN; the protein is encoded by the exons ATGATGATGGCGAAAGCCGATGAGAGATCTTCGATGATAATGGACGGATTATTCTCCACGGACGATGGATTTGATGACGTTCTCATCGATCTCGATTCTTTTTGGGAAGTAATGGGAGGAGAACCGCCTGATCCTGAGcag GGTAGGTTGGAagatttttcttttaacaactcTAATCAAG GATCACAGAATTCAATAGCCACCACTACCAGTTTAATGAGAGCTGAGTTTCCCGAAGTTGGTGTCCTGTCTCATTCTAACTATTCCGAGGCTTTGGATCATGGGAATGCGAGTTTAGATGGTTTATCAGAATCTGGTTGGACTTCTATAGCTCCAAACAATGAAAGGGTCCAACCTACATCACAGCTTAGTTCTGAAGAGAACATGTGCTCCAGGAGCATCAACGATCGTATACCTTTTCAGGGAAATGACCTTTTGTATACTTATTCTGATGGTGGTTCTCAGATTGCAGCATCTTATTTCCAAAACGACG ATTTATACGACAAGAAATCAATGGAAGAAAGTGATCTTGGGATTTCTTTTGCGCAAAAGCAAGATTTATCTATTATCGATAGGGAGATGTCTTCATATGACACATCTCACACCGACTCTAGTTCTTGTGAAGTTACTGGAGCGGATGTTCAAGATATTTTATCTGAAAATGGCGAATTGTGCTTTTTGAGCCCAGGTAATCCATCATATTTTTCTCCAACAAATCAACACCTTCCGTACATCTCTGAAATCACCACAATAGCTAATGATGATGGTCGGATGGTGCACATGATGGATGAAGGAGATAACACAATGGAAGAACTCATTAGCTTGACTCCCTTTATGGATAAGGTTGGAGGTGAGCTTGGGCAGCACCGTGCCAATTGTGGAAGTGTTAGCTCGGTTTCTTTAAATAGGGGAATTCAGTTGAATGAATTTGGTGAGAATCTTGTGTTGGAGAATGAGTTGAGACAGCATTTTCCCAATACTTTGCCAAATGTACGAAGGAAAATACAAGATCACATTAGGTTcgaaaagcatattggagcatTTACTTCTAGTGACAAAGTTTCCAGAGGTTCTGAAGTAATTGATGTTTTCGGTAGGAAATACTATGGGAGTGCGGGTGAGCTGTCTGCTACTGAAGTTATGAAGAAGCCTTCTTCAAACACTTTGTCTTCTGTTTCTTTTGAGAACCATGTTTCACGTTCAAATAATGAAAAAGAAGACACACTTGTCAGATCAAAGAGAAAACCCCTTACTTGTAGCTCTATAAGTGAAACTCGCATAAACAACCCTACTAATGTTGCTCATGAATGGCTACAAGTTCTGCAGGAGTCAGAACAACATGCCACACTGCAAAATTGTTCTATCAAAAGAGAGTTCAATTGCCTGAAGGTGGAAAATAGTGTAGCCAACTGCAATGGTTCTTATCTTCCAAAAACCCCTGACCAAAGATTGCAGAATAACTTGTATGAGCAAAACAATGCTGACGACGACTGTGATTTGTATATTATTGAGGATATGAGTGCTCCAGCACGATCAAGTCCTGTGACCATGAATGCTAATTTAGTTGCTTCTTCACAATCTTTGACATCTAGGATCCCCATTAACCAGATCGTAACTGCGCATTCCAGGCTGAAACCAAATGCTGAACAAGTTATTTTTCGTGTTGCCCTGCag GATCTTTCACAGGCAAAATCAGAAGCCACTCCACCAGACGGTGTTTTGGCCGTGTCTCTACTGAAACACCAG AGAATTGCTTTATCCTGGATGGTTAACAAGGAGACAAAAAGTGCATGCTGTTCTGGCGGGATTCTTGCGGATGATCAG GGACTTGGGAAGACTATATCAACTATTGCTCTGATTCTAAAAGAAAGGTCTTCATCTTCTAAAGAACCTAAGACTATCGAAGAACAAAGTGAGGCAGAGACTTTAAATTTAGATGATGACGATGATAGAGAAGATGCCAAATCTCCTCAAGTTTATGGAAGCCACATCAATAGGGAACAGACACATTTGCAATCTAAGGGCAGGCCTGCTGCTGGCACCCTTATTGTATGTCCAACAAGTGTTCTCCGGCAATGGTCTGATGAATTGCACAATAGAGTTACAACTGAAGCTGATCTATCTGTTCTAGTGTATCATGGAAGTAACCGCACTAAGGATCCTCTTGAGGTGGCCAAGTATGATGTTGTTTTGACAACTTATGCTATTGTGAGCATGGAGGTGCCAAAGCAGCCTGTTGTTAACGAAAATGATGATCAGACAGGTGCCCCATTTAAAGGATTTTCATCTGGTAAAAAAAGGAAACTTCTCGAAACCATGTCTGACAAAAAACCCTCAAGAAGTAAGAAGAGAAATAGAGGAATCGACGAAGAATTATATGAAAGTATATCTGGCCCTCTTGCCAAGGTTGGATGGTTTAGAGTTGTGTTGGACGAGGCTCAGAGTATAAAGAACCACAGAACTCAAGTAGCTAGGGCTTGTTGGGGCCTTCGCGCGAAACGAAGATGGTGCTTATCTGGGACTCCAATGCAGAATGCGGTTGACGATCTATATAGTTATTTTAGATTTCTCAGGCACGATCCATATGCTGTTTTTAAGACCTTCTGCGAGCATCTAAAGACACCCATTCATAAGAATCCAAAGGATGGTTACAAAAAATTACAGGCTGTGCTGAAGACTATTATGTTACGTCGAACAAAAG GTACTCTTCTTGATGGAGAACCCATCATCGATCTCCCACCCAAAAAAATAGAGATGAAAAAAGTTGATTTTTCCCACGAGGAGCGGGATTTTTACTGCAGGCTTGAGGCAGAGTCGCGTGCTCAGTTTGCT GCATATGCGGCAGCAGGAACTGTGAAACAAAATTATGTGAACATATTGTTAATGCTTCTGCGACTTCGACAAGCTTGTGATCATCCTCTTCTTGTTAAGGGATTCGATTCTAATTCAAAAATGAATTCATCCATTGAGGTGGCTAAGAAACTTCCTCGGGAGAAACAGATTTTTCTTCTCAATTGTTTGGAAGCGTCTTTAGCTATATGTGGGATTTGCAAA GACCCACCTGATGATGCTGTTGTAACTGTTTGTGGACATGTTTATTGCAATCAGTGCATTTGCCAGCATATAATAGGTGATGACGCTCAGTGTGTGTCCAAGAATTGCAAAACCCATCTTTCCTTATCCAATATATTCTCAATAACCTCTCTGCGCATTTCACTATCTGATCAGCTCAATATGGAAAATACTCCCACGTGTTCTGATTCTGTACTTGCTGAGGTTAACGAGCCTTGTTCTCTTAGTCGTCCAGAGGGTTCTTCCAAAATCAAGGCTGCCCTTGAGCTGTTGTCGTCTTTGTCTAAACCCTCTGGGTGTCCCTCAAGAATACTTTCCTCGGATCCCTTGGAACAAGGTGGTTGTTCAGAAAAGTTACATGCTCGTGATTCAGGAGAAGATAACCAAAATTCAGACATAAATAGAAATTCAAACTTGGCAAAGTTTGTAGGAGAGAAAGCAATTGTGTTCTCCCAGTGGACTAGGATGCTGGACTTGCTTGAAGCTTGTTTGAAGAAGTCTTCCATTCAGTATCGTAGACTTGATGGAACAATGCCAGTTGTTGCCAGAGACAGAGCTGTGAAAGATTTTAATTCTCTTCCAGAG GTTTCTGTTATGATCATGTCTCTGAAAGCTGCAAGTCTTGGATTAAACATGGTGGCCGCATGTCGTGTTCTCCTCCTTGATCTGTGGTGGAACCCAACAACTGAAGATCAGGCTATTGACAGAGCTCACCGTATTGGACAGACGCGTCCCGTGTCAGTTTTTCGGCTGACTGTGAAGGATACCGTAGAAGATCGCATTTTGGCCCTGCAG CAAAGGAAGAGAGAAATGGTTGCAGCAGCGTTCGGAGAGGATGAGACCGGTGGCAGACAAACACGGCTTACCGTGGAAGATTTGAAGTATCTCTTTCGggttaattaa
- the LOC140964116 gene encoding serine carboxypeptidase-like 31 isoform X2, whose protein sequence is MSLVLIQVFSLLLLMVSLEQFADCRHWHWYNETKPNLEAVDQDRVTTLLGQPSVNFRHYAGYVTVNETNGRALFYWFYEAVALSNEKPLVLWLNGGPGCSSVGYGATQEIGPFLVNADGSGLKLNSFAWNTEANLLFLESPIGVGFSYSNTSGDYDNLGDDFTANDAYAFLHKWFVKFPSYRNQIFYIAGESYAGKYIPELAELIHDKNKIDRSSFIDLRGILLGNPETSDAEDWKGMVDYAWSHAVISDETHKTIVKSCNFYSDNPWNDTECADAVDELLNQYRAIDIYSLYTSVCIGNKSPLVTARSSLKMMPRVMGGYDPCLDDYAKSYYNRPEVQRALHVYDGSNLKNWSICNMTVFGNWSDSKGSVLPIYRKLIAAGLRIWVYSGDTDGRVPVLSTRYSLSMLGLPIKNQWRPWYHQKQVGGWIQEYYGLTFATFRGAGHAVPIFKPSESLAFFSSFLYGESLPSHR, encoded by the exons ATGAGTCTTGTACTAATACAAGTGTTTTCCCTTTTACTGCTTATGGTTTCTCTTGAACAATTTGCAGATTGTAGACATTGGCACTGGTATAATGAAACAAAACCCAATCTTGAGGCCGTTGATCAGGATCGTGTGACGACACTTCTGGGGCAACCTAGTGTAAACTTTCGACATTATGCCGGTTATGTCACAGTTAATGAAACCAATGGAAGAGCTCTCTTCTATTGGTTTTATGAGGCCGTGGCCCTTTCTAACGAAAAACCTTTAGTCCTCTGGCTTAACGGAG GTCCTGGTTGTTCTTCGGTAGGCTATGGTGCAACACAAGAGATAGGACCTTTCCTAGTCAATGCAGATGGAAGTGGCttaaaattaaactcttttgcATGGAACACAG AAGCAAACTTATTGTTCCTAGAATCTCCAATTGGTGTCGGGTTTTCGTACTCGAACACAAGTGGCGATTATGATAATCTTGGAGATGACTTTACAG cAAATGATGCTTATGCTTTCCTGCACAAGTGGTTCGTCAAGTTTCCCTCATATCGAaaccaaatattttatattgctGGAGAGAGCTACGCAG GGAAATACATCCCCGAATTGGCTGAACTCATTcatgacaaaaataaaatagatcgCTCCTCATTCATAGATCTTAGAGGCATACTG CTAGGTAATCCGGAAACTTCTGATGCCGAGGACTGGAAAGGCATGGTGGATTATGCCTGGAGCCATGCCGTTATCTCCGATGAAACACACAAAACGATTGTGAAATCTTGCAACTTTTACAGCGATAACCCGTGGAATGACACAGAATGTGCTGATGCCGTGGACGAATTGCTTAACCAATATAGAGCCATAGATATCTATAGCCTTTACACATCAGTCTGCATCGGCAACAAATCACCTCTAGTCACAGCCAGGAGCTCACTGAAGATG ATGCCAAGGGTGATGGGTGGTTACGACCCTTGCCTGGATGACTACGCGAAATCATACTACAATCGTCCTGAAGTTCAGAGAGCTCTCCATGTTTACGACGGAAGTAACCTCAAGAACTGGAGCATCTGCAA TATGACAGTTTTTGGCAATTGGTCGGATTCAAAAGGATCCGTTCTCCCCATATATAGGAAGCTTATAGCCGCCGGACTCAGAATATGGGTGTACAG TGGAGATACTGATGGCAGAGTTCCTGTTCTGTCGACGAGGTACAGTTTAAGCATGTTGGGTCTTCCGATCAAGAATCAGTGGAGGCCTTGGTACCATCAGAAACAG GTTGGTGGGTGGATTCAAGAGTATTATGGGCTAACATTTGCAACATTCAGAGGAGCAGGCCATGCAGTGCCCATATTCAAACCTAGCGAGTCCCTTGCCTTCTTTTCGTCATTTCTTTATGGGGAATCCCTACCTTCCCACAGATGA
- the LOC140964116 gene encoding serine carboxypeptidase-like 31 isoform X1: protein MSLVLIQVFSLLLLMVSLEQFADCRHWHWYNETKPNLEAVDQDRVTTLLGQPSVNFRHYAGYVTVNETNGRALFYWFYEAVALSNEKPLVLWLNGGDKLLCLLGPGCSSVGYGATQEIGPFLVNADGSGLKLNSFAWNTEANLLFLESPIGVGFSYSNTSGDYDNLGDDFTANDAYAFLHKWFVKFPSYRNQIFYIAGESYAGKYIPELAELIHDKNKIDRSSFIDLRGILLGNPETSDAEDWKGMVDYAWSHAVISDETHKTIVKSCNFYSDNPWNDTECADAVDELLNQYRAIDIYSLYTSVCIGNKSPLVTARSSLKMMPRVMGGYDPCLDDYAKSYYNRPEVQRALHVYDGSNLKNWSICNMTVFGNWSDSKGSVLPIYRKLIAAGLRIWVYSGDTDGRVPVLSTRYSLSMLGLPIKNQWRPWYHQKQVGGWIQEYYGLTFATFRGAGHAVPIFKPSESLAFFSSFLYGESLPSHR, encoded by the exons ATGAGTCTTGTACTAATACAAGTGTTTTCCCTTTTACTGCTTATGGTTTCTCTTGAACAATTTGCAGATTGTAGACATTGGCACTGGTATAATGAAACAAAACCCAATCTTGAGGCCGTTGATCAGGATCGTGTGACGACACTTCTGGGGCAACCTAGTGTAAACTTTCGACATTATGCCGGTTATGTCACAGTTAATGAAACCAATGGAAGAGCTCTCTTCTATTGGTTTTATGAGGCCGTGGCCCTTTCTAACGAAAAACCTTTAGTCCTCTGGCTTAACGGAG GCGACAAGCTACTCTGTCTTCTAGGTCCTGGTTGTTCTTCGGTAGGCTATGGTGCAACACAAGAGATAGGACCTTTCCTAGTCAATGCAGATGGAAGTGGCttaaaattaaactcttttgcATGGAACACAG AAGCAAACTTATTGTTCCTAGAATCTCCAATTGGTGTCGGGTTTTCGTACTCGAACACAAGTGGCGATTATGATAATCTTGGAGATGACTTTACAG cAAATGATGCTTATGCTTTCCTGCACAAGTGGTTCGTCAAGTTTCCCTCATATCGAaaccaaatattttatattgctGGAGAGAGCTACGCAG GGAAATACATCCCCGAATTGGCTGAACTCATTcatgacaaaaataaaatagatcgCTCCTCATTCATAGATCTTAGAGGCATACTG CTAGGTAATCCGGAAACTTCTGATGCCGAGGACTGGAAAGGCATGGTGGATTATGCCTGGAGCCATGCCGTTATCTCCGATGAAACACACAAAACGATTGTGAAATCTTGCAACTTTTACAGCGATAACCCGTGGAATGACACAGAATGTGCTGATGCCGTGGACGAATTGCTTAACCAATATAGAGCCATAGATATCTATAGCCTTTACACATCAGTCTGCATCGGCAACAAATCACCTCTAGTCACAGCCAGGAGCTCACTGAAGATG ATGCCAAGGGTGATGGGTGGTTACGACCCTTGCCTGGATGACTACGCGAAATCATACTACAATCGTCCTGAAGTTCAGAGAGCTCTCCATGTTTACGACGGAAGTAACCTCAAGAACTGGAGCATCTGCAA TATGACAGTTTTTGGCAATTGGTCGGATTCAAAAGGATCCGTTCTCCCCATATATAGGAAGCTTATAGCCGCCGGACTCAGAATATGGGTGTACAG TGGAGATACTGATGGCAGAGTTCCTGTTCTGTCGACGAGGTACAGTTTAAGCATGTTGGGTCTTCCGATCAAGAATCAGTGGAGGCCTTGGTACCATCAGAAACAG GTTGGTGGGTGGATTCAAGAGTATTATGGGCTAACATTTGCAACATTCAGAGGAGCAGGCCATGCAGTGCCCATATTCAAACCTAGCGAGTCCCTTGCCTTCTTTTCGTCATTTCTTTATGGGGAATCCCTACCTTCCCACAGATGA